The genomic stretch TCGCTTAAATTTTTTACAAGATATATATTCTTACAATTTAGGCATTAGCatttaaagatgaaaaaaaatgtgcacTAATGTTGCTTGGACTGACCTAAaagcttaaaagaaaaatgtttctctAGTTATCCAGCAAAACAGACCACCAATCAGCTTAAAAACATTGCAGATgatttagtctttttttttttttcctgatgcAACCCTATTATGCAAATGAGGCTAAGACCCTCTTTGCATACTTCGCTGTCACCTCGTGCTGAGAGTTTACTCACAGAAAGAGTCTGTTATCTTCAAGTCAAGCTAAAACCATCTAATTTGGTGGCAGTCGGAAGTAACgcaatttttttacaatttttctcACTTATAGGGCCACACGGTTCTCTAAAGTATAACGAGCGAGTAAACTTCTACAAACGACTGAGGCGTGGTTATTATCGGTACTAAGCTAGAGCGTAATTTAGTTGTTTTGTCTTTgtgtttgctgttgttgtttctaCCACTGTTACTGACTGTTGTCAGATAGGCTTATCTACTCTTAAAATATATcgatatataattttttacttGAAGCAACATCTGTTTTACTTACGCTGGGCCGGGAGGCTATTCTGCTTGATACGATAAATGGGCAACTTAGCACACATGGCGGCCATTTCATCACTCAGGAACGTGCGGTCATTGACAGTACCAACAACAGCATATTCAGTCTCCCCTTGTGTCTCTGCCCGGCTGCTACCCTGATTCCATTGCTGAAGGGAAAATAGCAAATATGATTACGACTGATTAAGTTGGGAAAATACTGTGACCGCGaataaataaattcattatATGGGACTATGAGTTCATTCTGCACAAGGAACCCTTTTCTTCATTGGCAAGTCTCGATCTTTGTCTGTTCCTACGGGGTGATTTCCATTGCCGTGTAATTTTTATGTGGTTTCCCTCGTATATTTTACGtgtgtaaataaaatagagaccaAAGAGAAATTAATTTAACAGCACATTTGTACCGTCGTGACCAACTGAAGTTTTCCCTTAACTTGACGTTTTCAATTTCTGTTAATCATATCTGCGCAAAAATAATTACTTTCATGTCAAGTTTATCCTTAAGAATTACTGAATTAAGTAGTTTTGATCTGTCTATTTCCAATTAGAAATGTGAACTTAAATCTGACTTTTCCAGTTTGCCGTAAAAGTGCGGGTCTAATTCTTACTATGAATAGTCGCCAATTACATAGAAGTTGGTTCTCGCTTatcatttaaaattattatttgtgaaaaattttacaaaacagaATCAAATGCTAAAAAAAGGTGAAATACTACACAATTTAGCCCTCACACAATTGAAAACTAATCAGTTTCCACACCAGTTGAACATGCATGGTCAGGCTTAATATTGCGGCCATTTTATATGGGGTTACAGTTCCCCAGCAGTGGATAAATATTTAGTTCAAAGAACAGCGATATCGCGTCAACATGCACATCTAAAGGggtgaaaaacaaacagacaaaagtAGATTCAATGCCAACAAAATGTAATAGCTCTTCCCAATATTACTAGATGTAGATGATAGCTAAAAAAATATAGTATATAGTGCAGTTTAGCTATATATCACTGACTTtagaaaataaagttaaaaactgGTAGTATTTATCATTGAAATACTCGGCTTAAGTTGAAGCCTAGATGTAGTAAACAatcttttcttgaaaatgtAATTACCGTTTCAAGTAATCTCTTGAGGTCAGCAGGCTTTGGTTGATTGTCAGTGGAGTCACTTAGAAAACAAGCTCTCTGATTGGACATTCGGTGCATGGCCATGTTCTATGCAAATagacaaaaatgacaacagttACGTACATATGtacttgaaaaataatttttattttttaagagaTTATTTAGTGCAAGGGGTGCATAGCTTTATACAAAACTAATGGGGAAAAtcagggagagagagagaaagataGAGAGAGAAAGAGCAGTTAAAGTAGCCGTCATTCTGTAAAGAAGAAAGGGAAGGAAAAATCGAAGGAAAGAaagaggaaggaaggaaggaaggaaggaaggaaggaaatgggaaagaaaatgtaaaagaaaCGAAAATAAGGCTGTTTTTAACATAAGCCATGCCAAATTTCAATTTCCTCACCTGTTTGAAATCATAAACAACATCGACATCTCCTGGGGCATCGGGACTGGTGTCGCCATTACTGGGGATGTGGAAAGTTTCCGTTCCCTTTTTGGTGTCGATTTTAATAGTTTCGTCTAGATCTTTAGCTCCATCCTTGACTTTAACTTTGTACTCTGAAACCTTATCGTTCaaggtaaaaaagaaataataataaaataaatacatcatcatcatcatcatcatcatcatcatcatcatcatcatcatcatcatcatcatcagagtATCATCAAAAATAATCAGAGTATCCACTATTCCACCTATTTGGAACGTTGCGAGGCCTTGCAAGAATGTTTACACGAAGAAATTCATCAGTAAAGTTAGGAATCACCTTGTACAGGGCAATAGGGTCAATAGGGACTatcatgggaaaaaaaaattaaagctgtAATTTTCGAAATAGTCATTCTGAAGCTTAAGATTTTGGCCATCCACTGGTTTACAAGGCCGACAAGCATTCGTGTTGCGGACACATACATAGACGTGGCATTGGAAAATTGAGATGTTCGAGTTCTCTttaaatcatttgaaaaccagcgCTACTCGCTGCCCGTTTTTACAAAACTAATGCAGAAAAAGCATTCAGCTACAGAGTATCATTGGTTTAGAAAGAGCTAGCATACGATCAGTGGTGGGAGTGAAATTCGAAAATCAACCTGGTGCATCAAATGCATGTATCGACTTGATTCCATACCTTTTGATCGTCTGCTCCGCTTTTATAAACTGTCGCTCCCGAAGCGACAACAACAAAGACAGCAAAGGAAAGGATGAAAACTTGAAACTCCTGgtgaaataaaaagaagaaaaactagcAAATTCATCAAGCTTACTTGACTACACGGTGTCAAAAGTAAGTAGCTATTTTAATACTTGACTTACCATTCTGCCCCCTCGAAAAAACggttcttttttcttctgatcTTGCTTTTGAAGCACAGACTACTCAATCTGAAAGTGAATGCTGAAGACGTACAAATCAGCCACTTTTATACCATCTGTTACCCTGCTTCATCTTCCTGGTTCTTAACGCGATGCCCAGGCCTTTTACGAAACGAGTCTTCCTTCAGCGCAAATATCCCCCAAACGTGCGGCGATATTTACCGCAAAAACCATGAGTTTGATGAAAGCAACAACGTCTTCTATAACTTTAACTAGGTCGTGAGGTCAGGTGAAGTGAGAGGCACAGCACGCGTCACAGAGCTGAAACATCTGTAGATACATgtataagaaataataataagacaATTATAACGCGCCCTTTCCTAAGGGTCCAAACGCACTATTTACAGTTATAATTTAAAAACTACCattaaagttaaaatttaaaaaccacAATTGAAAAATACAAGGTATTTTCGTGGCgacgcaaaagctatccggtaaagTGTCAACATAACCTTAGACTGTCTCGGCTCTTTTATAAACGTCTTTCTACTCCTTATTCTCAAGGCGAATCATTTGAAACTCATACACAACGTTAATTTCCTGTTCGTGAAAAACCACACAAATTGTTAAAATATATCCATTTCTTACGCTAAAATAAGCTGTTTTTTGTTGCTTGTGGTTTACCTAAGCACGTGATGAGTTGAAACAGCTCAACAGGAATGCCGAACGCAGCTGCTCGTGTAGTTATTCTTTTGCCCAAGTTCTGTCATATTACTTGCCGTGCCTACTTATGACATAAATAGTTATGGCCGTCgtcctttttctgtttttgcacCGCTTCGATCTTAGGAACAGTCTCCCTCAGCACATTAGGGATGCTGGGTCACTGGACATTTTTAAAAGACAGCTGAAAACTGTTCTTTTTAGTCGCGCCTTTTTAAATTCTATTTGATGACGTGACAGTGGTGTTTTATAtcttacattgttttttctttagctTACATATAGGTTTAAGTTTATTGCCAACCTTCATACATCGTACATAATCTTgttattacaaaaaatatatgtagTTAAGGCAAAGGGAAGCACAGCAAGCTCTGATGAGCTTTTTTAAGGTTTCCCAATGATTCCTttacattagggaccttaagcaaagacgacgacgacggcagtgaaaacgtcggtaaaaaaatgattttgcgttctttcaaacttaatcgcatCTATTTGAATCCgttcaatatgtcaaatgcaggcgacttttcttggagttgaatttttaaggattttattcaggctCAAAAAGATGAAGGGAAATTCGTCGTAGTATGTCCACggtctccataaaacgtcaaattaggaggtttcacgtcgtagtcgtgcagtggacgtcaaagaaatgtactaaaaagcgtgatgcacgtgcagagctgttgttttgatcatcaaacctattgttttcttgaagtcgtcgtcgtggttgcttaagctccctaattgtTGAAAAAGAGGTAGCATAATGAGTATCACTTGACATATTAATCAAGGTATGAAAGAGTATTATTAGCTGATTTTACATATGTATGTAATACTTTCTGAAATGCGTTGCTTGATTTTAATTCCTTTAAATCATTTGGTAAACTATTCCATATTATTGCTCCTCCATACTGAAGagataattttccataatttgttcttttaaaaccCACGTGCATTTTTGAAGCTGACCTTATATTATGGGAGTGAATACTATCATTTCTTACGATGTAGTCATTAAAAGTTTCAGGAAGTTTGCTATAATAATGTAAGTACATGAAGTTTCCAATTAGGGGTTAATAgcttttgtagtttttaattgcagtttttagattttaactgtAAATAGCACCTCTCTACCCTTCGTAAAAGGCGCGCAATAATTGTCTTATcactattatttattattattatctacaGATGTTTTAGCTCTGTGACGCGTGCTGTGACTCTCACTTCACCTGACCTCACGACCCAGTTATAGCTGTAGTAGAAGTTCGTGCTTTCATCAAACTCTTTATTGCTTAAAGCGAATATATGAATGCAGTGTCGCATGACACTTGTGCATGACAGAAATCATCGAACAAAGAATTAACTCTGAACTGTATAATGTATTAAACATGAAATTTTCACTGAACGATTCCGGTGGGAAATGAACCATCACCCGACAACTGACGAAAGTCCAATAAATGTAGTATAATTTGCTTCATTGGCATTTTATTAAGTCACTTACCAGGGTCGTAGCTTGGTTTTTTGTAACGGGGGGCATTAACGCGAGTGCCGAAGGCACGAGCCTCTTAGTGGGATCTGGGGGTATCCTCCCCacgaaaattttaaatttggaggCTCCGAAACGCTTTTTTCAGCCCTTGTCATGAAatatgtctccgaaaaatcgacctcgaatatgaaaatggcaaacaattgcaagtcactataatcaaaataactgagtctaaagaaaaaacaaatctcTCCACAGacttgatgtaatatatcaaacatgagatgcagtgtttcatcaccagatgaaacaccgagaagagagtcgaaaatacgacgcgcagcggagtatttttgacgaacttcgaggtgtttcatctggtgatgaaacactgtgtcgaatgtttgatatttcttctcaaacaaaatcatttttgaaggagaaattaaggatgcaaatactaagcagtgtttcatccgatttccaaacactcattaaacattaatttcctttgtattttccgaatgaattattaatgagtttgagaagtgtCTATCTTAACAGGTCCAAGGGGGGAAGCTGTCCCCTTTGCCCCTCCGCTAGCTACGTACGGCTCTGCTTACCGTAATTCTCTTTACGAACTTTTTAACTGTTTTACGACAATGATGGTAGACTTGGCTTAGTGTGGTGTTTAAACTAAAGAAATGCAGGTGTAAAGAAACCACACCAGCTCAACTTGAATTTTCTTCCGACCATTGAATGCCCTTTAACGAGTGAGTCAAACGATGAAAGATCACATATGCTGTTCCGAGTGCTCTGAGCTACGAGGCCAGACAGGAACCGTATTCGAGTAAGATCAATATGGGAAGGGTACATTAAAGGTTGTACTTCGCAGCACAGCTGCCTATAAAACTATTCAGAAAATTGTATCAATgtgtaaactaaaaaaaaatcgtaaTAAATCCTTGTTATTGTTCTACGTGTGTCTTCATTATTGCGCAACTTTTATCTTCAGCTTTACTGTCAttttccctgattttttttataaattatagcTACTGTCAAATAGCCAAGTTTGGTAGCAAAAGTAGGAGTACGTGAATGAAATTCTGTCcagttaaaacaaaatttaaaaataatgttaatcAAGAAAA from Porites lutea chromosome 1, jaPorLute2.1, whole genome shotgun sequence encodes the following:
- the LOC140951235 gene encoding uncharacterized protein codes for the protein MAMHRMSNQRACFLSDSTDNQPKPADLKRLLETQWNQGSSRAETQGETEYAVVGTVNDRTFLSDEMAAMCAKLPIYRIKQNSLPAQRTKRALCFRICYRRCSGSFCWNVCVVRCT